The window TCAAAGATGATTTGTCCATTGATTGCAATGATGAAGGTGCTAACTTTGTAGTAGTCAAAGTGAATTGTTCTATTTCAAAGTTTCTAAAAAAGCCTGATTTGAATTCATTGAACAAGTTTATTCCAACTACTCCAAACTTTGAAAAAACAATGACAGGAGCTCATGTGATTAACATTCAAGTTAATATCTTTGATTGTGGTGGAATTGCAATTGGATTTCGCATTTCTCATAGGATCGCTGATGGTGATTCAATTGACACCTTCCTGAAGGCATGGACAGAAAGAGCCGGCTACAACTGCAATTCAGAACTTTTGACAGAACCAAACTTTGCTACAAGTTCTCTGTTCCCTACAAGTACTTCACATTTCAGAAACTTGTCAAGGAAAACATGGGGTTCCATTTTTAGGAAAGAAAAATGGGTCACAAGGAGGTTTTTGTTCAAAAATTCAGCTATTGCTACCCTCAAGGCTCAAATAGTGGCAACATCTTCATCTGACCCATTGAAGAATCCTCCTAATACTCCTTCACGTGTTCAGACAGTTTCTGCATTGTTCTGGAAGTATTTCATGGCCGCATCCAAGGATCAATTTGGAACTCAAAGTCCTTCTATACTGATTAACACGGTGAACCTTCGCCGAAGAATGCCAGAGTCTCTACATCCTGAGAATTCTATAGGGAATTTTCTATGGTTGGCAACTTCAGAACACACGAGTGAGCATGAGCTGAATTTGAATGAGTTAGTGAATAAAGTGAAGAAGTCAATTGAAGAAGTTGATAAGGATTTTGTTGCAAGGTTGCAAAGTGAAGAGGAAGGGAGTTCAATCATGGAAAATGCTCTTAGGAAAATTAGCGGTGAAACATGGTCTGATAATAAGGGTGATAAGGCATTGGAAATATTAGCTATTAGTAGTTGGTGTAACTTTGGATTCTATGATGCTGATTTTGGATGGGGAAAACCTATGTGGGTGAGTAGTATTGGTATAGAAAGTATTTCAGTGTTAACGAATATGTTAATCTTGGTTGATACTAAGTTCAAAGATGGTATAGAAGCTTGGATTACCttggatgaagagaaaatgaaGCTTTTGATGTCAAGCACTGAATTACTCACTTATGCAACTCTTGATCCAAGTCCTTTGACAGGGTCTAACTCAGGCTTTCAGGCTTGAATtgattcattctcttctttatcaTTAGCCACATCTTATTCATAATGGAAGAGAATGAATTGattaagtaataaaaaaatacgtATGTACTAAGGAGAAATTACTATCGTGTGTTTCATGTTTTAATCAAAGCTTCTTGTAATTCTCACAATAAGGTGGGGTAATGATTATTAAGCTCCATCTATTATATAGTTAAAAAAATGAATCAAGTTGATGCTTTAATTAAGTAGTGTTTTTGGTTTGGTTTGTAAGTTCTTCGTACTTCGGATATTTTGAGATTTTGAATACTTCTTTTTCTTAAAttgatgttaaaaaaaaaaaaaagtgaatataaGAAATTTGTGTTCATACAATTAAGAAGAGAAGTTAATAACATATCTTATATATAGTAGTCAAAAGAGCTTGTAATTTCTATGGTAGCAAAACTATGAGACAGACTTCATAGATATTATTGTAGATATTGTctcttttaagaaaattattgaaaaaggCCCTTCTCCATGAAtttcttggtcatttgctcacaTATGTTCACGCATCCTTACtgagtttttctattttttttcatccCTTCAATGAATATTGCTTGGGTAGTAGACCTTGTTCACTCCCATAACAACTCTCTAAGTTCATTGTTTTTTCATTACTTGTTGAAATTCCTCCATAAATACCACACACTTCCCGAATTATAGGAATGAGGtccagaaaataaaatgaaaaaaaaaaaaaaaaaagcttagcTAAAAGTTTTCTCCTAGACCTTAATGTGATCCCCAAAGTtgcatatataaatttaaaatagaccCTAAAATTATATAAGAGACAACAAATTGATTCCTGTTCAGTGTAAACAAATAGTTGAGATAGTCCCTATGACACTCCTCTTATTAGAAACAAAGAATAACATTGCAGCAGTATAAAGgctagaagaacaagaacaataaataattttaatgcaCATCTCAAAGGTAAAGAATGAATAACAAAAACATCAAATGTAAGGTTTAAGTCGATGAACAACTACAAAAAATCGCAAGATCTAATTAACAACCACCAAAACTAATGATAAGTAACAACTACAATTGTTACTGTTCATACATTGACCCGACGCTAAAGCTCAGGTCCAAATGAAAGGCCCAATTTAAAGGATTGCGCCTCACCCTATACCGACCTTCCCCTGAGAAGTCGGTTCTtgccacgacttgctctaaagaagtcggggacgaagattagttggcagataaacactcattcaaataagtaactgcccctaaaatctcttaacccacttccaggagccatatcccaacttccctaagataaagggacggttattcccCCTTTaatggtggaactactccaacggtggttattagttcaccactataaatacactgacacccctcaagtatctgtaagttccaatactctctaaacttgCTTAGACCTTTGCTgatttaggcatcggagtgtctttgcaggtaccacccccattctctCACATACACAAGTTGGAAGGAAGCTCTCATACGCAAACCTGCTCGGAGACTTCCATCATCGAGCGATTGGGCCAACCCAATAAGTccaacccattaatctccggttacccatcgtaacattggtgccgttgccgaggaCCCGAGAGATCATTCCATAATGACGGATAATTCACCAGAAGATGGTCATACGGCGTCCGACTCAGAGCAGGAAAATCTGGACACCGGAAATAATGACGCGGACCTGACCCTCCACCAGGAGGCCAACGACCAACACAGAGAAGGCACCTCGGGGCTAAAAAACCCAAAGGTAAACTCCTCGGAGGGACGCGGGTCAGGAAAGGAAGGGCCGCCCCATGCGACGGAAATAATGGGGTTGGTCCACGGTCACCAAGACCGTCTAGAACAGGAAATTGAACGACAACGAGAGGCGGAGAGAAAACTAAGGGAAGAAATAGAacggcgaaaagagttagaagaaaAACTCTTATAGCTAGAATCCTCCCTTAAAAGTCAGAACTTCCGCGGCGACCGAGAAGAATTGCCCTTGGGAGGAGAAGATCcgttcagcgaggacataatgaaggcaaaagttccaagaaacttcaaaagctctgatatgaacctctatgatggaaccacCGACCCAAAGCATCATttaagcaacttcaaaagtcggatgtatctggctgatgcttctgatgctactcgctgcaaagctttcccgaccactttgTCAAAAGTagcaatgaagtggttcgatagccttccTCCGAGGTCGGTCACCAGTTTCGAGGACCTCTCACGAAAGTTTTTTAtgagattctccatccagaaggataaagtaaaacacgcaccaagcctcctgggagtaaaacaggaggtcggagaacctttACGAGACTACAtgaaaaggttcaacaaagcgtgcttggagattcaagacctgcccacagaggcagtcatcatggggctagtAAATGGACTTAGAGAGGGTCCATTCTCCCAttccatatcaaaaagacaccccacCTCCTTGAGCGATGTACAAGAgagagcagaaaagtacatcaacatggaggagaacgcCAGATTACGGGAGCCGAGCTGGCGACAGTGGCACCCTCACTTagcaaaagagaaagagagggagcccaagaaaaaagaggaggtcGGCCCCGACAGGCCAAGGAGATATCACTCCTATACTCCTCTAAAAGTTTTCATAGTAGACGTATATAGAGAAATCTATAATACTGAAAGATTGCCGCCCCCTAGACCCATCAAAAACAAAAAGGGAGGAAGCCACGGCGactactgcgagtaccataagGTGTATGGCCACTCAACAAATGAttgctacgaccttaaaaatgtgatagaaaggtTGGCCAAGGAAGGCcgacttgatagatatctcatagaaaggtcggacaatcatggaAAAAGAAAACGAGATGATGAGgacagaagagacccaccaccacaaacccccgatagacacatacatatgatctctggaggatttgcgggagggggaTTCACTaagtcatctcgcaaaagacacctaaaGCAAGTTTACCAGGTCGGAGGCGAAGCGCCCGACCTCCCAACCATCTCTTTTACAAAAGAGGATGGGCAAGGAGTGATCCCTGGACATGACGATCcagtggtgataaccatgatcctgGCGAATGCCCACCTCCACAGAACcttagtagaccaaggaagttcAGCGAACATTCTTTTCAAGCCCGCGTTCGACAAACTAGGATTGGATGAAAAAGAATTAAGGGCTTACCCTGACACCCTGTACGGTTTgggcgacacgccaataaaaccactaggattccTATCCCTCCACACGATCTTTGGAAGAGGGGAGAAATCCAAAACTCTAAGcgtagacttcatagtcatcgatgtcgggtcagcatataatgccctGATTGGCAGAGCTACCCTGAATCGGATCGGAGCGGTGGTATCTACCCCACACATTTGCATGAAATTTTCAACATATGCGGGAATAGCAACGATATGGGGAGACcagaaattggcaaggaaatgctacaataaAAGCCTCAACCTGAGGGGAAAGGGCAGGGAAGTTCACACTATAGAACTCGGCGGAGAAAGAGCCAAAGAAGAGCTGCGGCCGCAACCAGGGGAAAAAACTAAAGAAATACAAGTCGGCaaggaggaaggaaaaaataccaacataggagccagCCTAGAGGAAAACTTAAAGCATAAGTTGACAAAGCTCCTACGAGATAActccgacctctttgcctggaaggCCTCTGATATGCCAGGGATAGActccgagctcatgtcccacaagctctcagTGTACCCTGGGTCACGACCTGTCCAGCAGCGAAGGCGTAAGCTCGGTCCAGAACGAGCTCAAGCGGTGGAGGAGCAAGTACAAGCGCTCTTAGAAGCCGGCTTCATTAGAGAAGTtaaatatccaacatggctagcaaaCGTGGTGGTAGTCAAAAAATaaaacggcaagtggaggatgtgtgttGATTACACCGACCTGAATAAGGCGTGTCCTAGAGACCCATATCTCCTTCCAAGCATTGACACTTTAGTAGACTCCAGcttagggtatcaatacttgtcattTATGGATgtctactcgggatacaaccaaatcccgatgtacaagccggaccaagaaaagacatcattcatcacgcctagAGCGAATTATTTCTACGTGgtcatgccttttggattaaaaaatgcaggggccacataccaaaggctgatgaacaagataTTTGCTCCACACCTCGGGAATctaatggaagtctacgtggacgatatGCTGGTGAAAACTAAGGAAGAGACCGGCCTCTTGACAGACCTCTCGCAAGTTTTTAACACCATAAGGCTAcatgggatgaggctaaatcccgcaaaatgtacctttgcggtggaggctggaaaatttctagggtttatgctaacCCAAAGAGGGATCGAAACTAATCCCGACAAGTATaaagccatcctagaaatgaaaagtccaACTTGCTTAAGAGAGGTCCAAAAattgaatggccgacttgcagccctctccaggttcttggccggatcagcattaagatcccttccactgttctcttTACTAGGAAAAGGATGCCAGTTTCAATGGACTCCAgagtgcgaagaagcattccaaaGATTCAAAAGGTTCTTGAGCTAACCCCCAATCTTGACCCGACCTCTAATTGGGAAAGAGCTTGTCCTATATTTGTCCGTAGCAGACAAAGCTGTAGCATCAGCCCTGATACGAGAAGATGAGGCGGAACAGCATCCTGtatacttcaccagcaaagttatacaggccctgaactaaggtacaataaactagagaagtttgcctactccttagtaatagcctcacgaaggctacggccttacttccaagctcacacaataagagtccaaACGaatcaacccatgaagcaaatcctccaaaagacggatgtttcAGGGAGAATGGTACAATGGGCGATAGAGCTATtcgagttcgacttgaagtacgAGACCCGGACggcaattaaagcccaatgcctcgtcgacttcatagcagaatatgcaggagatcaggaagaaaaaccaactacatgggaactatatgtggatggatcctcaaacaagacAGGAAGCGGTGCAGACATAATACTGGTCAATGAAGGAGGAACACAGCtagaggtttccctcaaatttgaattcccagcctccaataatcaggcagagtatgaagccttgattgcaggatTAAAGTTGGCAGAGGAAGTCGGTGCAACAAAAGTGATGATATTTAGCGACTCTCAGGTGGTGACCTCCTaaataaatggagagtatcaggccaaagacccaaataTGAGGAGATACTTGGACAAAACCTTGGAACATCTCGGGCGTTTTGAAGAAACCAAGATAaagcacataactcgggatctcaacATCAGAGCAGACACCCCCTCCaggttagcaagtaccaaaccaggagggaatAATAGAAGTTTGATCCAgaaaactctccaagaaccctctgtAGCTAAAATAGAGGCCAAACAAGATGTCCTTGAAGTTACCGGGTTGAACCTCGGGTAGATGAATCCCCTAGTTGAATACTTAAAATTtgacatcctccccaaagaggaaaaagaggccaagaaaatccagagggaagcacaatactacactctggtaaaaaatatcctctataaaagaggaatatcaacaccattgttgaaGTGCGTTCCAACCTCAAGGATCACTGAAGTGCTAGAGGAGGTTCATAATGGGATTTTCGGAAACCATCTTGGAGCCAGGTCGCTAGCCAGAAAGGTAA is drawn from Arachis hypogaea cultivar Tifrunner chromosome 12, arahy.Tifrunner.gnm2.J5K5, whole genome shotgun sequence and contains these coding sequences:
- the LOC112729096 gene encoding epi-neemfruitin B 7-O-acetyltransferse L7AT-like — protein: MEEVKVEIISKENIKPSSPTPSHLKTFKHSFLDQLVPFPHATIILFYTSQNPFEFSERLELLKQSLSETLTQFYPFAGKIKDDLSIDCNDEGANFVVVKVNCSISKFLKKPDLNSLNKFIPTTPNFEKTMTGAHVINIQVNIFDCGGIAIGFRISHRIADGDSIDTFLKAWTERAGYNCNSELLTEPNFATSSLFPTSTSHFRNLSRKTWGSIFRKEKWVTRRFLFKNSAIATLKAQIVATSSSDPLKNPPNTPSRVQTVSALFWKYFMAASKDQFGTQSPSILINTVNLRRRMPESLHPENSIGNFLWLATSEHTSEHELNLNELVNKVKKSIEEVDKDFVARLQSEEEGSSIMENALRKISGETWSDNKGDKALEILAISSWCNFGFYDADFGWGKPMWVSSIGIESISVLTNMLILVDTKFKDGIEAWITLDEEKMKLLMSSTELLTYATLDPSPLTGSNSGFQA
- the LOC140177176 gene encoding uncharacterized protein, giving the protein MILANAHLHRTLVDQGSSANILFKPAFDKLGLDEKELRAYPDTLYGLGDTPIKPLGFLSLHTIFGRGEKSKTLSVDFIVIDVGSAYNALIGRATLNRIGAVVSTPHICMKFSTYAGIATIWGDQKLARKCYNKSLNLRGKGREVHTIELGGERAKEELRPQPGEKTKEIQVGKEEGKNTNIGASLEENLKHKLTKLLRDNSDLFAWKASDMPGIDSELMSHKLSVYPGSRPVQQRRRKLGPERAQAVEEQVQALLEAGFIREVKYPTWLANVVVVKK